One window of the Oncorhynchus clarkii lewisi isolate Uvic-CL-2024 chromosome 19, UVic_Ocla_1.0, whole genome shotgun sequence genome contains the following:
- the LOC139374865 gene encoding GTP-binding nuclear protein Ran-like, translated as MAEPDVQFKLVLCGDGGTGKTTFVKRHLTGEFEKKYVATLGVEVHPLVFHTTRGTIKYNVWDTAGQEKFGGLRDGYYIQAQCAIIMFDVTSRVTYKNVPNWHRDLVRVCENIPIVLCGNKVDIKDRKVKAKSIVFHRKKNLQYYDISAKSNYNFEKPFLWLARKLVGDPNLEFVEMPALAPPEVVMDASLAAQYENDLKVAAETALPDEDDDL; from the exons ATGGCAGAACCAGATGTACAATTTAAG CTAGTGTTGTGTGGAGATGGAGGCACAGGAAAAACCACCTTCGTGAAGAGGCATTTAACGGGAGAGTTTGAGAAGAAATACGTTG CGACTCTGGGAGTAGAGGTGCACCCCTTGGTCTTCCACACCACTCGAGGGACCATCAAGTACAACGTCTGGGACACAGCCGGCCAGGAGAAGTTTGGGGGGCTCAGAGATGGCTACTACATACAGG CCCAGTGTGCGATCATCATGTTCGACGTGACCTCTCGCGTCACCTACAAGAACGTGCCCAACTGGCACCGTGACCTGGTGCGCGTCTGCGAGAACATACCCATAGTCCTGTGCGGCAACAAGGTGGACATCAAGGACAGGAAGGTCAAAGCCAAGAGCATCGTGTTCCACCGCAAGAAGAACCTTCAG TACTACGACATTTCAGCCAAGAGTAACTACAACTTTGAGAAGCCCTTCCTGTGGCTGGCCAGGAAGCTGGTAGGAGACCCCAACTTGGAGTTTGTGGAGATGCCTGCCCTCGCCCCCCCGGAGGTCGTCATGGACGCCTCCCTGGCCGCGCAGTACGAGAACGACCTTAAA GTTGCCGCAGAAACAGCGCTCCCAGATGAAGACGATGACCTTTAA